Part of the Variovorax sp. PAMC 28711 genome is shown below.
GAAGTCGAGGTGTTCGCAGGGCTGCGCCAATGGAAAAACGACTTCCGATGAAATTTCTTCTTGCTGCCTGCGTCGCAGGCGCCTTGTTGCTGGCCGGCTGTGCCACCACCACGACTCCCACCTCCACAGCCACCTCCTCGACGCCGACACCCGACGGCGGCAGCGCCAGTGCGGTGTACCCGGGGGTCCGTTGCAACCGATCACCTCGGGCCGTGCCACTTCGCTGAACGTCGCGCCGCTGGCGCCGCCCACGGACATGTGGGACCGCATTCGCCGTGGTTTCAAGATGCCGAATCTCGAGAACGACCTGGTGCGCGACCGCGAGCAGTGGTACGCGACCCGGCCCGACTACATCCAGCGCATGACCGAGCGCTCGAACAAGTACCTCTTTCACGTCGTGGAAGAACTCGAGCGGCGCAACATGCCGACCGAGCTGGCGCTGCTGCCTTACATCGAAAGCGCCTTCAACCCGCAGGCGGTGTCCAGCGCGCGCGCTGCGGGCATGTGGCAGTTCATGCCGGCCACCGGTACCGATTTCGATCTGAAGCAGAACATCTTTCGCGACGATCGCCGCGATGTGCTCCAGTCGACCCGCGCTGCGCTCGACTACCTCCAAAAACTCTACGGCATGTTCGGCGACTGGCAGCTGGCGCTGGCCGCCTACAACTGGGGCGAAGGCAGTGTCGGCCGCGCGATCGCCAAGAACCAGCGCCTCGGATTGCCGACAACCTACAGCGACCTCACGATGCCGGCCGAAACGCGCATGTACGTGCCCAAGCTGCAGGCCGTGAAGAACATCGTTGCCAATCCGCAGGCGTTCAACACCGAGCTGCCGCTGATCGCCAACCACCCGTACTTCCAGACCGTGACGCTCACGCGCGACCTCGATGTGACGCTGGCCGCCAAGCTGGCCGACGTGCGCATCGAAGACTTTCGCGCGCTCAACCCGGCCGCCCACAAGCCGGTGATCCTCGCGGCCGGCACGCCGCAGATCCTGCTGCCGTGGGACAACGCCGCCGTGTTCCAGCGTAACTTCGAGGCCTACACGCAAGGCCAGTACGCGAGCTGGACCGCCTGGACCGTCACCACCACCATGACGGTCGCCGACGCCGCCCAGCGTTCGGGCATGAGCGAGGCCGACCTTCGCTCGATCAACGCGATTCCCCCGCGCATGCTGATCAAGACCGGCTCGACGCTGATCGTGCCGCGCTCGGCCACGGTCCGCGAAGACGTGGCGGCGCTGGTGGCCGACACCGGTCACCTGAGCTTTCAGCCGGAAATCGTCACGCGCAAGACCACGGTCAAAGCCGGCCGGAACGACAGCGTGGCCAGCATCGCCCGGCGCTATCGGCTGAGCCCGTCGAACGTGGCCGAATGGAACGACGTGAAGCCCAACCACGCGTTCCAGCGCGGTTTCGGCGTGGTGGTCTATCTGCCGGTTCAGGCCGCGCGCAACGCGCGTGTCGGCACAGGCGAGGCCACAGCCGCACGCAGCAACAACCGCTCGCTGAAAGCTCAGCGCGGCGCGGGTGTTGCGCGTAGCTCGGCCGTCGTCTCCCGGCCCGAGGTCAGCGGAAAGCGCAGCAGCCGTGGTGGCACGGTCATGAAGGTTCCGGCGTCGAGCAAACAGGCGGTCGTGCGCGAAAAGCGTGGCGGTACGCCGGCTGCCAAGCCAAAGCGCTGACGAGTCGACGAGCGGCCCGGCGGGGCCTCAGAGCTTTTCTGTCTCGCCGCTCCGCGGCTGCCATTTCATCAGCCGCTTCTCGATCAGTCCGACGAGCCCGTCGAGCACCAGCGCGAAGGCCGTGAGCACCACGATGCCCGCGAAGACGGTGTTGACGTCGAAGGTGCCCTCGGCCTGCAGGATGAGGTAGCCCACGCCGCGCGCCGAGCCGAGGTATTCGCCGACCACGGCCCCGACGAAGGCCAGCCCCACTGCGGTGTGCAGGCTCGAGAACACCCAGCTGGTGGCGCTCGGCAAATACACCGTGCGCAGCAGCTGCCGCTGGTTGGCGCCCAACATCTTCGCGTTGGCCAGGACCACCGGGCTGACTTCGCGCACGCCCTGGTACACGTTGAAGAAAACGATGAAGAACACCAGCGTGACCGCGAGCGCCACCTTGCTCCAGATACCCAGCCCGAGCCACAGCGAGAAGATCGGCGCGAGGATCACGCGCGGCATCGAATTCGCAGCCTTGATGTAGGGGTCGAGGATGAGGCTCGCGGTCGGCGCCAGTGCGAGCCACAAACCGCAGACAAGACCGAGCACCGTGCCAATGACGAAGGCCAGCACCGTTTCGATCAGCGTCGTGCCCAGGTGCAGGTAGATGTCGGCGTTGCCCTTGAGTCCCTCGGGGAACAGCGGGTTCGCCGGCACGTCGAACGGCATGAACCAACTCCAGATGCGCCCTGCGACCTGAACCGGCTCGCCGAGGAAAAACGCGAACTGCTGGTTCCGCGAGGCGACATGCCAGGCCGTGAGGATGACGGCCAGCAGTGCGAGCTGCCAGAAGCGCGCATTGTGTTCGTTGGGCTTCAAGGTCATCACGCCACCTTCTTCAGTTGCTGCGCATAGCCCTTGAGCACTTCGTCGCGCAACACGTTCCAGATCTGCGTGTGCAGTTCGACGAAGCGCGGATGCGTGCGCACTTCGGCCACGTCGCGCGGCCGCGCGAGGTCGATGTTGAACTCGCCGATCGGATGCGTCGCCGGGCCGGCCGACAGCACCACGACGCGGTCGCTCATCGCGATCGCTTCATCGAGGTCATGCGTGATGAAGAGCACTGCCTTCTTCTTGGCAGCCCACAGGTCGAGCACCTCGTTCTCCATGAGCTGGCGCGTCTGCACGTCGAGCGCGCTGAAGGGCTCGTCCATGAGGATGATGTCGGGGTCGAGCGCCAATGTTTGCGCCAGCGCCGCACGCTTGCGCATGCCACCCGACAGCTGGTGCGGGTAGCGGTCGCCGAAGCCCGAGAGTCCGACCCGCTTGAGCCACGCCTCGCCCTGCGCGCGCGCCTCCGCATCGGGCACGCCGCGGTACTGCAAGCCCACCATCACGTTGTCGAGCGTGCTGCGCCACGGCATGAGCGCCTCGCTCTGGAACATGTAGCCGGCGCGGGCGTTGATGCCGACCAGCGGCTCGCCGAACACCTTGATTTGGCCCGACGACGGTTCGAGCAGCCCGGCGCCGACATTGAGCAGGGTCGACTTCCCGCAGCCCGTGGGGCCAACCACCGAAACGAACTCGCCGGCACGAATGCGCAACGTGGTGTCGGCGACCGCGGTGTAGCGCTGGCCGGGATCGTCTTTGGAGCGGAAGGTGCAGCTGATGTCGAGGAGCTCGAGCGCGTATTCGGAGGAATAAGACATGACGTGAATTGTGACGAGACCAAAATGAAAAAACCCGGCCGGAGCCGGGTTGCAGTGCGCTCGAAAGTCAGGCTTTGAACCTGTCTTTCGCGCGCTTCGCAAACTCGTTGGTGTACAGCTTCGAGAGGTCGATCTTGTCGGCCTTCACGCTGGTGTCGAAGCTCGCGATGGCGTTCAGCGCGGTCTTCGGGCCTTCGGCAGGCACCAAACCGTCGGTCGCGATCGACTCGCGCACCTTGTCGAACGACGCGAGATACAGTGCGCGGTCGCCCAGCAGATAGGTTTCCGGCACGGTCTTGATGATGTCGCCCGGGCCCGCCGTCTGCAGCCACTTCAGACCATGCACGATCGCATTGGCCAGCGCCTGGCAGGTGTTGGGATTCTTCTGGATGAACTCTGCCGATGCGTAGAGGCAAGCGGCCGGCATCGCGCCGCCGAAGACCTCCTGCGTGCCCTTGAGCGTGCGCGTATCGCTGATGATCTTCACGTCGCCCTTCTGCTCGAGCATGGTCATCACCGGGTCGGTGTTGCTGATCGCATCGATCTGCCCCGAGCGCAGCGCGGTGAGCGCGCCGGCCGCCACGCCGACCCCGATGTAGCTGACGTCGCTCGCCTTCAAACCGCCGCGCGACAGCACGAGGTTGGCGACCATGTTGGTCGACGAACCCGGTGCCGAGACGCCGATCTTCTTGCCCTTGAGATCGGCGATCGTCTTGTAGGCCGGCATGTTTTTGGTCGACACGCCGACCGCGATCTGCGGTGCGCGGCCTTGCAGCACGAAGCACTGGAACGCCTGGTTCTTGGCCTGCAGGTTGATGGTGTGCTCGAACGCGCCCGAGCACACATCGGCCGAGCCCCCGACCACGGCCTGAAGCGCGCGGGCGCCACCGGCGAAGTCGGAAATCTCGACGTCAAGGCCTTCGGCCTTGAAATAGCCAAGCTGCTCCGAGATGGTAAGCGGCAG
Proteins encoded:
- a CDS encoding ABC transporter substrate-binding protein, yielding MLNRRTFTSAGAFAAAAIAVPHVYAQQAKLEKTKVSIAVGGKAAFYYLPLTISEQLGYFKAEGLDVEISDFAGGARALQAVVGGSADVCSGAFEHTINLQAKNQAFQCFVLQGRAPQIAVGVSTKNMPAYKTIADLKGKKIGVSAPGSSTNMVANLVLSRGGLKASDVSYIGVGVAAGALTALRSGQIDAISNTDPVMTMLEQKGDVKIISDTRTLKGTQEVFGGAMPAACLYASAEFIQKNPNTCQALANAIVHGLKWLQTAGPGDIIKTVPETYLLGDRALYLASFDKVRESIATDGLVPAEGPKTALNAIASFDTSVKADKIDLSKLYTNEFAKRAKDRFKA
- a CDS encoding ABC transporter permease — its product is MTLKPNEHNARFWQLALLAVILTAWHVASRNQQFAFFLGEPVQVAGRIWSWFMPFDVPANPLFPEGLKGNADIYLHLGTTLIETVLAFVIGTVLGLVCGLWLALAPTASLILDPYIKAANSMPRVILAPIFSLWLGLGIWSKVALAVTLVFFIVFFNVYQGVREVSPVVLANAKMLGANQRQLLRTVYLPSATSWVFSSLHTAVGLAFVGAVVGEYLGSARGVGYLILQAEGTFDVNTVFAGIVVLTAFALVLDGLVGLIEKRLMKWQPRSGETEKL
- a CDS encoding ABC transporter ATP-binding protein encodes the protein MSYSSEYALELLDISCTFRSKDDPGQRYTAVADTTLRIRAGEFVSVVGPTGCGKSTLLNVGAGLLEPSSGQIKVFGEPLVGINARAGYMFQSEALMPWRSTLDNVMVGLQYRGVPDAEARAQGEAWLKRVGLSGFGDRYPHQLSGGMRKRAALAQTLALDPDIILMDEPFSALDVQTRQLMENEVLDLWAAKKKAVLFITHDLDEAIAMSDRVVVLSAGPATHPIGEFNIDLARPRDVAEVRTHPRFVELHTQIWNVLRDEVLKGYAQQLKKVA